TTTGAGTTGATCCTCGCTTGGCGGCAGGATGGTCTTGGAGACCTTCTCTTTGAAGAAGCGCTCTTTTTTCATCGATTGGCGGATAGATTCACGGTACTTGCTCCAGCTTGTGCCCTGTTTCTTGAGGAGTCTCTGCATTTCCGGGATACTGATATTGTTGAGGTTCGCGATCTGTGCGATCTTGGCATCGATGGTCTCCTCGGAGATCTTGATGTTCTTCATCGCCACCTTCTGCAGCCTGTCCTGTATCAGAAGATCGATCGCCTGCTGCTTGGACAGATGCGCCTTTCGTTGCACTTTCGCAATTTCGGAAGTGGTGATCGCCTCTCCATTGACCGTAAGTGCAACGGCATCGATGATCCGTGCTTCAAGGAGCGTAAAAAAGGTGAGCAATCCAAGTAGTATCAGTCTGTTCATATAGCAGTTTTCCTCAAATGATTTGAGGATGATTATAGCATAATCGGGTAAGAATCCTCTGAAGATAAAATGTAACTGAAAATGTTTTTGGCTATAATCATGTTTTATCTCAGGAGAGCAAAGAACGTGAAAAAGATACTAAGTGTAATGGCATTATTGGCAGTCTTCATAATGGCAGCAGAAGAGAACGGTTGTGTGGAATGCCACAAAGGCATTGAACCCATACGCGACCATAGCTCCAAAATGATGCAAGAGATATTCAAGGCCGCAGCCAAGGCAGGTGCGGAAGGTAACGACTGCATCGTTTGTCACGGAGGAAACCCGGGTGCCAAGGACAAAGACCTTGCCCATAGAGGAACACTGCCCTATTTTGAGAACCACAAAGGACCAAAGGCGTTCTACCCATTTCCCGGAAGTCCCTGGATCAATGAACATACCTGCGGTATGTGTCATGAAAAGCAGGTCGCTGCCCAGGAAAACAATCTTATGGCTACAGAACAGGGAAAGATACACGGTGCCCTCTGGGGTTTCGGTGCCAAAGACGGATATGAACATACCTTTACCAACTTTGGAGGAACATCACCCGACCCCCATAAACGTCTGGGAACCAAGAAGTACAGAAAATATATGGAGAAACTGGCCAAACTGGAACCCCAGGGCTTCCCGAAAGAGACCAAAGAACTGCCGCCTGCTCCGACAGCGGAAGAGGTAGAGAAAGATCCATCTCTTTCAGTCTACACCTATCTTCGCCAGGAGTGTCTGCGCTGCCATACCGGTGGGAAGGGACGGAAGAGAAGAGGAGATTACCGGGGAATCGGCTGTGCCTCCTGCCATGTCCCCTACTCGAATGCCGGATTGTACGAGGGAGATGACAAAAGCATCTCCAAAACGGAAGACGGTCATATGCTGGTACACGCCATCCAGTCCTCAAGAAAAGTACAGGTCAGAGTACACGATGTCAACTACAGCGGTATCCCCGTGGAGACCTGTACGACCTGCCACAACCGGGGGAAACGTATCGGCGTTTCCTATCAGGGACTGATGGAAACAGAGTATCAGGCGACTTTTGACAGTGAAGGGAACGGACAACCCAAACTGCATACCAAGCGATATCTACACCTGACGGAAGATATCCACTACTCCAAGGGGATGCTCTGTCAGGACTGCCATACCTCCAACGATATGCATGGAGACGGCTTCTTCAGGGGTGCGAACCTCGGTGCAGTCGAGATAGAGTGTCAGGACTGTCACGGAACGACAAGCAAATATCCCTGGGAACTTCCTCTGGGGTACAGTGACGAATTCGATACCAAGCCCAAAACCGGCAAAGCCAGAGGTACGACCAAAAGCCTGGCAGCGTATCTGAAACAGGGTGCCATCCCCAAAGACAAAGGTGACGGCTTCCTGCTCTCGGCACGGGGTAACCCGATGACCAAAGCGGTCAGAAAAGGCGACAAGGTCGTCATGCATCTTGCCTCAGGCAAAGAGATCACCCTGACGCCGCTCAAAAAGCTCAAAGCAGAGAAGAAGATCTCCAAAGAGGGGA
Above is a window of Sulfurovum riftiae DNA encoding:
- a CDS encoding peptidyl-prolyl cis-trans isomerase, translating into MNRLILLGLLTFFTLLEARIIDAVALTVNGEAITTSEIAKVQRKAHLSKQQAIDLLIQDRLQKVAMKNIKISEETIDAKIAQIANLNNISIPEMQRLLKKQGTSWSKYRESIRQSMKKERFFKEKVSKTILPPSEDQLKLYYENHKEAFAMPTSLNLTEYSAASEKKIQNFLRTGNSSGIKSISKTKKTQGMNPAMLSMLLSTPDGGFTKPINAGDKWVVFKVNSKNGKKQMSFEDARNAVAGRWRQEQQAQALKDYFAKMKTEANIHIIRK
- a CDS encoding multiheme c-type cytochrome; this encodes MKKILSVMALLAVFIMAAEENGCVECHKGIEPIRDHSSKMMQEIFKAAAKAGAEGNDCIVCHGGNPGAKDKDLAHRGTLPYFENHKGPKAFYPFPGSPWINEHTCGMCHEKQVAAQENNLMATEQGKIHGALWGFGAKDGYEHTFTNFGGTSPDPHKRLGTKKYRKYMEKLAKLEPQGFPKETKELPPAPTAEEVEKDPSLSVYTYLRQECLRCHTGGKGRKRRGDYRGIGCASCHVPYSNAGLYEGDDKSISKTEDGHMLVHAIQSSRKVQVRVHDVNYSGIPVETCTTCHNRGKRIGVSYQGLMETEYQATFDSEGNGQPKLHTKRYLHLTEDIHYSKGMLCQDCHTSNDMHGDGFFRGANLGAVEIECQDCHGTTSKYPWELPLGYSDEFDTKPKTGKARGTTKSLAAYLKQGAIPKDKGDGFLLSARGNPMTKAVRKGDKVVMHLASGKEITLTPLKKLKAEKKISKEGMIAMDQISAHTDKLECYTCHATWAPQCYGCHVKVDYSGGKQNPDYLAASKHHVNGKTGEVDSLKDFLVDGKVTETRSYLRWEDPTLSQNGEGRISPTIPGCQVTLTVIGKNGKALLQNHIWKLKGLEQGKGVSTPKEGVNSITMSPVHPHTVSKKSRSCESCHSSAKAMGYGINGGNYFADQTKSTIVDLMTADQKVLPKQVDEQIPAIPNLNHDYSSMLDENGTQLQTVGNHWKLSQALDNETRSKLDRRGVCLSCHQEMPNEDLAVSLMVHTAKFAGVKIDNDMHKNIVHKTILLSAWVQVLAGLVLGGSLVYWLMRRRRKRRR